The following are encoded together in the Macadamia integrifolia cultivar HAES 741 chromosome 10, SCU_Mint_v3, whole genome shotgun sequence genome:
- the LOC122091221 gene encoding FCS-Like Zinc finger 15: MVGLRILLEAQNNIDKGPVINKVNMIKTSSATTNSSSVASTPTSLYSPSSLPAITFLDSCFLCKQKLLPGQDIYMYKGDRAFCSVECRCRHIFIDEESVRRKKCSPAAMNVKVKPTSLTSPSPSPSSSSSSSSSSSRHSHRREIRNRAGGFV; the protein is encoded by the exons ATGGTGGGTTTACGGATTCTGCTTGAAGCCCAGAATAATATCGACAAGGGTCCAGTCATCAACAAAGTTAACATGATCAAAACCTCTTCTGCAACTACTAATTCGTCGTCGGTTGCTTCGACACCCACTTCTCTGTACTCTCCGTCATCTCTTCCGGCCATCACTTTTCTCGACTCCTGTTTTCTCTGTAAACAGAAACTCTTGCCTGGCCAAGACATCTACATGTACAA AGGAGATCGAGCGTTTTGCAGCGTGGAGTGCAGATGTAGACATATTTTCATAGATGAAGAGAGTGTCCGGAGGAAGAAATGCTCACCGGCAGCCATGAATGTGAAAGTGAAACCCACATCGTTGACGTcgccttctccttctccttcttcttcttcttcttcttcttcttcttcttctcgtcaTTCCCATCGCAGAGAGATCAGGAACAGAGCAGGTGGATTTGTGTAG
- the LOC122091371 gene encoding protein DETOXIFICATION 55 has product MKMVAGDHIQIQKYSTMPEVIEELKRIKDIGLPIAAMGLVGYLKNMISVACMGRLGALELAGGALAIGFTNITGYSVLSGLAMGMEPICSQAFGSRNLPLATLILRRTILILLCASLLIGFLWSNLEPIMLGLQQKPDITRVATIYCQFALPDLIANSFLHPLRIYLRSKGTTWPLMWCTLPAVLLHLPITVFLAFNLRLGVSGVAVATVITNFNSLLFLLCYMFYTSTRTPQEKPLCMPLSPPPSVTAVSMGEKWGTLFRLAIPSCLGVCLEWWWYEFLTVMAGYLGKPRVTLATSAIVIQTTSLMYTLPMALSASVSTRVGNELGAGNPRKARLASHVAMGLSIVASMVGLLWNTIGREAWGRVFTQDDEVLKLTMAVLPIIGLCELGNCPQTTGCGVLRGTARPSIGAAINFYSFYMVGAPVGIFLAIVLKVEFVGLCYGLLAAQIACALSIGTVICKTDWERESLKARDLAGSERGGSSDEDQIASKGEKEEEEEAEFLKEVCVEE; this is encoded by the exons ATGAAGATGGTTGCAGGAGATcacatccaaatccaaaagtactCGACAATGCCAGAG GTCATAGAGGAATTAAAGAGAATCAAGGACATTGGGTTACCTATTGCTGCAATGGGCCTGGTGGGCTACCTCAAGAACATGATCTCAGTTGCATGCATGGGAAGGCTAGGTGCCCTAGAGCTCGCTGGTGGTGCCCTTGCCATAGGCTTCACCAACATCACTGGCTACTCTGTTCTCTCCGGCCTTGCCATGGGAATGGAACCCATTTGTAGCCAAGCCTTTGGTTCACGCAATCTTCCTCTAGCGACTCTCATACTGAGAAGAACCATTCTCATTCTCCTATGTGCTTCTCTCCTTATTGGATTCCTATGGAGTAACCTTGAACCCATCATGCTTGGACTCCAACAGAAGCCAGACATCACAAGAGTGGCTACCATCTACTGCCAGTTTGCTCTCCCGGATCTCATAGCTAACAGCTTTCTTCATCCTCTACGCATCTACCTACGTAGTAAGGGAACCACATGGCCACTAATGTGGTGCACTTTGCCTGCAGTCcttcttcacctacccatcacTGTCTTCTTAGCATTTAATCTCCGTCTTGGTGTCTCCGGCGTCGCCGTCGCCACCGTTATCACCAATTTTAATTCCCTTCTATTCCTTCTATGCTACATGTTCTATACAAGCACAAGAACTCCTCAAGAAAAACCTCTATGTATGCCTCTATCGCCACCTCCATCAGTAACAGCAGTGTCTATGGGAGAGAAATGGGGAACATTGTTCAGACTTGCTATACCAAGTTGTCTAGGAGTTTGCTTGGAATGGTGGTGGTATGAGTTCCTCACAGTCATGGCTGGGTACCTTGGGAAGCCTAGGGTAACACTAGCAACATCGGCCATAGTTATACAAACCACTTCTCTCATGTACACCTTACCCATGGCACTAAGTGCCTCAGTGTCTACCAGGGTTGGTAATGAGCTTGGAGCAGGAAACCCAAGAAAGGCTCGTTTAGCAAGTCATGTGGCTATGGGACTTTCCATTGTAGCTTCCATGGTTGGGTTGTTGTGGAACACAATAGGGAGAGAAGCATGGGGAAGAGTCTTCACCCAAGATGATGAAGTTCTTAAGCTGACAATGGCAGTGTTACCCATAATAGGATTATGTGAGCTTGGGAATTGCCCGCAGACgacaggttgtggtgttctaAGAGGGACGGCAAGGCCTAGCATCGGCGCGGCGATAAATTTCTATTCCTTCTACATGGTTGGAGCACCTGTGGGGATATTTCTTGCAATAGTATTGAAAGTAGAGTTTGTGGGTCTTTGCTATGGACTGCTAGCGGCACAGATTGCTTGTGCTCTCTCAATTGGAACTGTGATATGTAAGACAGATTGGGAGAGGGAGTCGTTGAAGGCAAGAGACTTGGCTGGGAGTGAGAGAGGTGGAAGCTCAGATGAGGATCAAATAGCAAGCAAaggtgaaaaagaagaagaagaagaagcagagttTCTGAAAGAGGTATGTGTGGAAGAGTGA